A window from Esox lucius isolate fEsoLuc1 chromosome 16, fEsoLuc1.pri, whole genome shotgun sequence encodes these proteins:
- the crygs2 gene encoding crystallin, gamma S2, which yields MSKMGRIVFYEDKNFQGRRYECDSDCSDFHAYLSRCNSIRVESGAWVVYERPNYMGYQYVLTRGEYPEYLRWMGLNDRLSSCKMIHFTSGTQYKMQLYEKADFAGQAFEAAEDCPSVLEKYRWREVCSCKVLDGWWVFYEHPNYRGRQYFLEKGEYRKPGDWGAVSPAVQSFRRFTE from the exons ATGTCCAAAATGGGCAGG ATTGTCTTTTACGAGGATAAGAACTTCCAGGGCCGTCGTTATGAGTGTGACAGCGACTGTTCCGACTTCCATGCCTACCTGAGCCGCTGCAACTCCATCCGTGTGGAGAGCGGTGCCTGGGTGGTGTACGAGAGGCCCAACTACATGGGCTACCAGTACGTCCTGACCAGGGGAGAGTACCCCGAATACCTGCGCTGGATGGGCCTCAACGACCGCCTCAGCTCCTGCAAGATGATCCACTTT ACCAGCGGGACCCAGTACAAGATGCAGCTGTATGAAAAGGCTGACTTTGCGGGCCAGGCCTTCGAGGCTGCCGAGGACTGCCCCTCCGTCCTGGAGAAGTACCGCTGGAGGGAGGTGTGCTCCTGCAAGGTCCTGGACGGCTGGTGGGTCTTCTACGAGCACCCCAACTATCGCGGTCGGCAGTATTTCCTGGAGAAGGGGGAGTACAGGAAGCCTGGAGACTGGGGCGCCGTCAGCCCCGCTGTCCAGTCCTTCAGACGCTTCACGGAGTGA
- the dnajb11 gene encoding dnaJ homolog subfamily B member 11, giving the protein MAVKGMNLYSVCCLVLYFVAAVLAGRDFYKILGVSKSASVRDIKKAYRKLALQLHPDRNPDDPTAADKFADLGAAYEVLSDDEKRKQYDAYGEDGLKEGHQGSHNDIFSSFFGDFGFMFGGNRQGQQDRNIPRGNDIVLDLEVTLEEVYSGNFVEVVRNKPVAKEAPGKRKCNCRQEMRTTQLGPGRFQMTQEVVCDECPNIKLVNEERTLEVEIEQGVRDEMEYPFIGEGEPHIDGEPGDLRFRIKVLKHPVFERRGDDLYTNVTISLVEALVGFEMDIVHLDGHKVHIVRDKITKPGARLWKKGEGLPNFDNNNIRGSLIVSFDVEFPQTQLDENQREGLRGILKQSSVQKVYNGLQGY; this is encoded by the exons ATGGCCGTTAAAGGGATGAATCTGTACAGTGTTTGCTGTCTTGTCCTGTATTTTGTTGCGGCAGTACTTGCAGG GCGAGATTTCTACAAGATTTTGGGGGTGAGTAAGTCTGCATCGGTAAGGGACATCAAGAAAGCTTACAGAAAGCTGGCTCTCCAGCTTCACCCCGACAGAAACCCAGACGACCCTACTGCAGCTGACAAATTCGCAGACCTAGGGGCAGCCTATGAG GTGCTCTCAGATGACGAGAAGAGGAAGCAGTATGATGCATATGGAGAGGATGGTCTGAAAGAGGGTCACCAAGGCTCACACAATGATATCTTCTCCAG TTTCTTTGGAGACTTTGGCTTCATGTTCGGAGGAAACCGTCAAGGACAACAGGACAGGAACATTCCCAGAGGAAATGATATTGTGCTGGACCTGGAGGTCACGCTCGAAGAAGTCTACTCTGGAAACTTTGTGGAG GTTGTGCGCAACAAACCTGTTGCCAAAGAGGCTCCTGGGAAAAGAAAATGCAACTGCAGACAGGAAATGCGGACAACTCAGCTTGGACCTGGACGCTTCCAGATGACCCAGGAAGTAGTCTGTGACGAGTGCCCCAACATAAA ACTGGTGAATGAGGAAAGAACTCTTGAGGTAGAGATCGAACAGGGAGTGAGAGATGAGATGGAGTACCCTTTCATTGGAGAAG GTGAACCTCACATAGATGGAGAGCCAGGGGATCTACGCTTCCGTATTAAAGTTCTAAA ACATCCGGTGTTTGAGCGTAGAGGAGATGACCTGTACACCAACGTCACCATCTCCCTGGTAGAGGCTTTAGTTGGCTTTGAGATGGACATTGTGCATCTGGATGGACATAAG GTACACATTGTGAGGGACAAGATCACCAAGCCCGGTGCTCGTCTATGGAAGAAGGGAGAAGGCCTGCCTAACTTTGATAACAACAACATACGTGGATCTCTTATTGTCTCTTTTGACGTCGAGTTCCCGCAGACACAACTGGATGAGAATCAAAGAGAGG gATTGAGGGGAATTCTGAAGCAATCGTCAGTACAGAAGGTTTACAATGGACTACAGGgatactga
- the lcmt2 gene encoding tRNA wybutosine-synthesizing protein 4 isoform X1 — translation MSVNKKKQKQARDAAVQGTNDSSVLSKVSAATQGYFLDDYLKHFVCKVYRRAPLINRGYYVRWKAIDHCVKQFLRVTESCPRRQVLTLGAGFDSLYFRLHAEGALNGLVLFELDFPDVTRRKAALISNSTPLKECLGPFSHSTTGPVYVHGDQYCLLGVDVRENAQVEEALSGAGLDWSAPTLLLSEVVLTYMETQWSDAVICWAARLLPQSLFVMYEQIRPHNPFGRVMEDHFLKLNSTLHALRRYPDLAAQTNRFLDRGWEQCVCLDMNDFYLGHIAEKERCRVESLEPFDEFEEWHHKCSHYFILTASRGSLTSQALLSHPTGSPIPAVRALLSSHSLVVRPMDGDLCVEGLGMASVSLAPGLVLLSGGSGRGGRGHIARVLVRKKAGWRCASVDSSTDWAARLHHTVTLVPGWGAVVFGGRSSPLNPIRTLLRVTGDACDLTDPVAPGDQALMKLSVTEMVCSGQPPRPRWRHTATLLRHKGQNFLFVFGGRSEAVAGLGDAHFLCIDDQRWTEIPIEGTTPEPRFSHSACPYAGGAVICGGLGGGSVPLGDTVILRPTPTGFRWEKLLLLPALVPRYSHSAHVIGDRLVLVGGVWLQADGVPGVAVADLTTGASVEFGLDTSAVPWPLMLHCFCSELLDDSDGSTTVALIGGGGNCFSFGTHHNPGPVTVDLKDVL, via the exons ATGTCAGTGAACAAAAAGAAGCAAAAGCAAGCGAGAGATGCTGCG GTGCAGGGGACCAATGACAGCAGTGTGCTCAGTAAGGTGTCTGCCGCTACTCAGGGCTACTTCCTGGATGACTACCTGAAGCACTTCGTGTGTAAGGTGTATAGGAGAGCTCCTCTCATCAACAG GGGTTACTATGTACGCTGGAAAGCTATAGACCACTGTGTCAAGCAGTTTCTGCGGGTGACAGAAAGCTGCCCCAGGAGACAG GTGTTGACTCTGGGAGCGGGATTTGACTCGCTTTATTTTCGTCTGCATGCCGAAGGGGCTCTGAACGGGCTGGTCCTGTTTGAGTTGGACTTCCCAGACGTCACGCGACGCAAGGCTGCTCTGATCAGTAACAGCACTCCGCTCAAAGAGTGCTTGGGTCCCTTCTCACACTCAACCACAG gCCCTGTGTATGTCCACGGGGATCAGTACTGTCTGCTAGGGGTGGATGTGAGAGAGAATGCCCAGGTGGAAGAGGCACTTAGCGGGGCTGGTCTGGACTGGAGTGCCCCTACCCTGCTACTGTCTGAAGTGGTTCTCACTTACATGGAGACTCAATG GTCTGATGCTGTTATTTGCTGGGCTGCTAGGCTACTCCCCCAGTCACTGTTCGTTATGTACGAACAGATCCGCCCCCACAACCCATTCGGTCGCGTCATGGAGGACCACTTCCTGAAGCTTAACTCAACCTTGCACGCGCTCAGACGCTATCCAGACCTGGCTGCTCAGACAAACAGGTTCCTGGACAGG GGTTGGgagcaatgtgtgtgtctggataTGAATGACTTTTACCTGGGTCATAtagcagagaaggagagatgcaGAGTGGAGAGCCTGGAACCCTTCGACGAGTTTGAG GAGTGGCACCACAAATGTTCTCACTACTTTATTCTCACTGCCTCTAGAGGCTCTTTAACCAGCCAGGCTCTGCTTAGCCACCCAACAG GGTCTCCAATCCCTGCGGTGAGGGCTTTGCTGAGCTCCCATTCCCTGGTTGTGAGGCCCATGGATGGGGATCTGTGCGTGGAGGGTCTGGGGATGGCGTCCGTCTCCCTGGCTCCCGGTCTGGTACTACTCAGTGGGGGCTCAGGCCGAGGGGGTAGAGGGCACATAGCCAGGGTCCTCGTCAGGAAAAAGGCCGGCTGGAGATGTGCCTCTGTGGATTCATCTACAGACTGGG CGGCCAGACTGCATCACACTGTCACATTGGTGCCCGGGTGGGGAGCTGTGGTGTTTGGTGGCCGATCCTCCCCACTAAATCCAATCAGAACGCTACTAAGAGTGACCGGTGATGCGTGTGACCTGACAGACCCTGTCGCCCCCGGTGACCAGGCCTTAATGAAGCTCTCTGTGACGGAGATGGTCTGTAGCGGCCAGCCGCCTCGACCGAGATGGAGGCACACTGCTACCTTGCTGAGGCACAAAG GTCAGaacttcctgtttgttttcgGAGGACGGAGCGAAGCCGTGGCTGGGCTGGGTGATGCTCACTTCCTGTGTATTGATGACCAGCGTTGGACTGAG ATTCCAATAGAGGGCACAACACCTGAGCCTCGCTTCTCCCATTCAGCCTGTCCTTATGCAGGAGGGGCGGTGATCTGTGGAGGTTTGGGTGGAGGAAGTGTTCCTCTGGGAGATACCGTCATACTGAGGCCCACCCCCACAGGCTTCCGCTGGGAGAAACTGCTTCTCCTACCTGCTCTAGTGCCCAG ATATTCCCACTCCGCTCATGTGATTGGTGATCGGCTGGTGTTGGTGGGCGGGGTTTGGCTACAAGCGGACGGCGTGCCGGGGGTTGCTGTTGCAGACCTGACCACAGGGGCCAGTGTGGAGTTTGGACTGGACACA TCTGCTGTGCCCTGGCCTCTAATGCTGCACTGCTTTTGCTCGGAGCTCCTGGATGACTCTGACGGGTCGACGACGGTGGCTCTGATCGGTGGAGGAGGAAACTGCTTCTCGTTTGGGACTCATCACAACCCCGGCCCGGTCACAGTAGATCTTAAGGATGTTCTGTGA
- the tbccd1 gene encoding TBCC domain-containing protein 1 isoform X1 → MYNIVNKPYQKPAMDQGGEVAVWPRMEPFLLGALQVAPPTKLSLHYLRKMAAYVRSREGCFPLLGWLMWRHIACGKLQLPEELAWLYFETFDLLIGHPAEERLEWAENLSQCLSPRELERQRSKLSVDTLQFLLFLYIQQLNRVSLRTSLIGEEWPSPHSRSTSDREAKTSSQNKNWDDQAHLSFLQAHLCEMLELLVEPGQLSGSGQAVRDSQVSLEAVQGLGLLLEGSMSCGRTIHPIHKLLSRAPHQAQAGYSKLTRSFSLHPLLAWLRQALVVNPFGITACLRSGKKLAWAQQVEGAIKRAKIARNTHMAPPGSKIVLMSQVFRQTLAKDSDKLAGANVKIHRCSDAFIYLLSPLRSVSVEKCRNSTVVLGPVQTSIHIQSCEKVRVVCVAGRLTVGSSSHCTVHVLTPTRPLILPGNTALTLGPFHTHYPTLEDHMASVGLAVVPNAWDQPLLLGVEGTVPDPGSYRLLPPAELCPLVVPFRMDGDTCEVPGGLPSVYQDALDQREKSVQDWQKTVKDAHLNKEQRRQFQAVVEQKFHEWLLESGHRQELDSLIPPSITSADHSDNDGLEARPLDTRPEETCSRPEGHTPMPC, encoded by the exons ATGTACAATATAGTAAACAAACCATACCAAAAGCCAG CCATGGATCAGGGTGGGGAAGTGGCCGTTTGGCCTCGCATGGAGCCCTTCCTTTTGGGTGCTCTGCAGGTAGCACCCCCTACCAAACTCAGCCTCCACTACCTGCGCAAGATGGCTGCCTATGTGCGCTCCCGAGAGGGCTGCTTCCCCTTGCTGGGCTGGTTAATGTGGAGGCACATAGCCTGTGGCAAGCTGCAGCTCCCTGAGGAACTTGCCTGGCTGTACTTCGAGACCTTTGACCTGCTGATTGGCCACCCAGCAGAGGAGAGGCTGGAGTGGGCAGAGAACCTATCTCAGTGCTTATCCCCCAGAGAGCTTGAACGCCAGAGGAGCAAG TTGAGTGTGGACACACTGCagttcctcctcttcctctacatACAGCAGCTGAACCGGGTGTCTCTGCGTACCTCTCTGATTGGAGAAGAGTGGCCCAGCCCTCATTCTCGCTCTACCTCAGACCGTGAAGCAAAGACCAGCTCTCAAAACAAG AACTGGGACGACCAGGCCCACCTGTCCTTCCTCCAGGCTCACCTGTGTGAGATGCTGGAGCTGCTGGTTGAACCAGGTCAGCTGTCAGGGTCCGGTCAGGCAGTGAGGGACAGCCAGGTCTCCCTGGAAGCTGTACAG GGCCTTGGTCTGTTGCTGGAAGGTTCCATGTCTTGCGGTCGAACCATCCACCCCATCCACAAGCTGCTCTCCAGAGCGCCTCACCAGGCCCAGGCGGGGTACTCCAAACTCACCCGCTCCTTCTCCCTGCACCCCCTGCTGGCTTGGCTCCGACAGGCCCTGGTGGTCAACCCCTTCGGGATAACTGCCTGCCTGAGGTCCGGGAAGAAGCTAGCCTGGGCTCAGCAAG TGGAGGGCGCTATAAAGAGGGCCAAGATCGCCCGGAACACCCACATGGCGCCCCCAGGCAGTAAGATAGTGCTGATGTCCCAGGTGTTTAGACAGACCCTGGCCAAGGACTCAGACAAGCTAGCGGGAGCAAACGTCAAAATCCACCGCTGTAGCGATGCCTTCATCTACCTACTCTCCCCGCTCAG GTCGGTGAGTGTGGAGAAATGTCGTAACAGCACGGTAGTCCTGGGTCCCGTCCAGACCAGCATCCACATCCAGAGCTGTGAGAAGGTCAGGGTGGTCTGTGTGGCTGGCCGGCTGACCGTAGGCTCCTCCTCTCATTGTACCGTCCACGTCCTCACCCCCACCCGGCCCCTGATCCTGCCCGGGAACACTGCTCTGACCCTGGGTCCCTTCCACACGCACTACCCCACCCTGGAGGATCACATGGCCAGTGTGGGTCTAGCCGTGGTACCCAACGCCTGGGACCAGCCCTTACTGCTGGGCGTGGAGGGCACCGTCCCGGATCCCGGCTCGTACCGCCTGCTACCGCCCGCTGAGCTCTGCCCCCTGGTGGTGCCCTTCAGAATGGACGGAGACACGTGTGAGGTGCCAGGCGGGCTGCCCTCGGTCTACCAGGATGCCCTTGACCAGAGGGAGAAGAGTGTCCAGGACTGGCAGAAGACGGTGAAGGATGCCCACCTGAACAA GGAGCAGCGGCGTCAGTTCCAGGCCGTAGTGGAGCAGAAGTTCCATGAGTGGCTGTTGGAGTCGGGACACAGACAGGAGCTGGACAGCCTCATCCCGCCCAGCATTACCTCGGCGGACCACTCGGACAACGACGGCCTGGAGGCCAGGCCCCTTGACACCAGACCGGAAGAGACTTGTAGCCGGCCCGAGGGGCACACGCCGATGCCTTGTTGA
- the lcmt2 gene encoding tRNA wybutosine-synthesizing protein 4 isoform X2, translating into MSVNKKKQKQARDAAVQGTNDSSVLSKVSAATQGYFLDDYLKHFVCKVYRRAPLINRGYYVRWKAIDHCVKQFLRVTESCPRRQVLTLGAGFDSLYFRLHAEGALNGLVLFELDFPDVTRRKAALISNSTPLKECLGPFSHSTTGPVYVHGDQYCLLGVDVRENAQVEEALSGAGLDWSAPTLLLSEVVLTYMETQWSDAVICWAARLLPQSLFVMYEQIRPHNPFGRVMEDHFLKLNSTLHALRRYPDLAAQTNRFLDRGWEQCVCLDMNDFYLGHIAEKERCRVESLEPFDEFEEWHHKCSHYFILTASRGSLTSQALLSHPTGSPIPAVRALLSSHSLVVRPMDGDLCVEGLGMASVSLAPGLVLLSGGSGRGGRGHIARVLVRKKAGWRCASVDSSTDWAARLHHTVTLVPGWGAVVFGGRSSPLNPIRTLLRVTGDACDLTDPVAPGDQALMKLSVTEMVCSGQPPRPRWRHTATLLRHKGQNFLFVFGGRSEAVAGLGDAHFLCIDDQRWTEIPIEGTTPEPRFSHSACPYAGGAVICGGLGGGSVPLGDTVILRPTPTGFRWEKLLLLPALVPRCDIPTPLM; encoded by the exons ATGTCAGTGAACAAAAAGAAGCAAAAGCAAGCGAGAGATGCTGCG GTGCAGGGGACCAATGACAGCAGTGTGCTCAGTAAGGTGTCTGCCGCTACTCAGGGCTACTTCCTGGATGACTACCTGAAGCACTTCGTGTGTAAGGTGTATAGGAGAGCTCCTCTCATCAACAG GGGTTACTATGTACGCTGGAAAGCTATAGACCACTGTGTCAAGCAGTTTCTGCGGGTGACAGAAAGCTGCCCCAGGAGACAG GTGTTGACTCTGGGAGCGGGATTTGACTCGCTTTATTTTCGTCTGCATGCCGAAGGGGCTCTGAACGGGCTGGTCCTGTTTGAGTTGGACTTCCCAGACGTCACGCGACGCAAGGCTGCTCTGATCAGTAACAGCACTCCGCTCAAAGAGTGCTTGGGTCCCTTCTCACACTCAACCACAG gCCCTGTGTATGTCCACGGGGATCAGTACTGTCTGCTAGGGGTGGATGTGAGAGAGAATGCCCAGGTGGAAGAGGCACTTAGCGGGGCTGGTCTGGACTGGAGTGCCCCTACCCTGCTACTGTCTGAAGTGGTTCTCACTTACATGGAGACTCAATG GTCTGATGCTGTTATTTGCTGGGCTGCTAGGCTACTCCCCCAGTCACTGTTCGTTATGTACGAACAGATCCGCCCCCACAACCCATTCGGTCGCGTCATGGAGGACCACTTCCTGAAGCTTAACTCAACCTTGCACGCGCTCAGACGCTATCCAGACCTGGCTGCTCAGACAAACAGGTTCCTGGACAGG GGTTGGgagcaatgtgtgtgtctggataTGAATGACTTTTACCTGGGTCATAtagcagagaaggagagatgcaGAGTGGAGAGCCTGGAACCCTTCGACGAGTTTGAG GAGTGGCACCACAAATGTTCTCACTACTTTATTCTCACTGCCTCTAGAGGCTCTTTAACCAGCCAGGCTCTGCTTAGCCACCCAACAG GGTCTCCAATCCCTGCGGTGAGGGCTTTGCTGAGCTCCCATTCCCTGGTTGTGAGGCCCATGGATGGGGATCTGTGCGTGGAGGGTCTGGGGATGGCGTCCGTCTCCCTGGCTCCCGGTCTGGTACTACTCAGTGGGGGCTCAGGCCGAGGGGGTAGAGGGCACATAGCCAGGGTCCTCGTCAGGAAAAAGGCCGGCTGGAGATGTGCCTCTGTGGATTCATCTACAGACTGGG CGGCCAGACTGCATCACACTGTCACATTGGTGCCCGGGTGGGGAGCTGTGGTGTTTGGTGGCCGATCCTCCCCACTAAATCCAATCAGAACGCTACTAAGAGTGACCGGTGATGCGTGTGACCTGACAGACCCTGTCGCCCCCGGTGACCAGGCCTTAATGAAGCTCTCTGTGACGGAGATGGTCTGTAGCGGCCAGCCGCCTCGACCGAGATGGAGGCACACTGCTACCTTGCTGAGGCACAAAG GTCAGaacttcctgtttgttttcgGAGGACGGAGCGAAGCCGTGGCTGGGCTGGGTGATGCTCACTTCCTGTGTATTGATGACCAGCGTTGGACTGAG ATTCCAATAGAGGGCACAACACCTGAGCCTCGCTTCTCCCATTCAGCCTGTCCTTATGCAGGAGGGGCGGTGATCTGTGGAGGTTTGGGTGGAGGAAGTGTTCCTCTGGGAGATACCGTCATACTGAGGCCCACCCCCACAGGCTTCCGCTGGGAGAAACTGCTTCTCCTACCTGCTCTAGTGCCCAGGTGCG ATATTCCCACTCCGCTCATGTGA
- the tbccd1 gene encoding TBCC domain-containing protein 1 isoform X2, whose product MDQGGEVAVWPRMEPFLLGALQVAPPTKLSLHYLRKMAAYVRSREGCFPLLGWLMWRHIACGKLQLPEELAWLYFETFDLLIGHPAEERLEWAENLSQCLSPRELERQRSKLSVDTLQFLLFLYIQQLNRVSLRTSLIGEEWPSPHSRSTSDREAKTSSQNKNWDDQAHLSFLQAHLCEMLELLVEPGQLSGSGQAVRDSQVSLEAVQGLGLLLEGSMSCGRTIHPIHKLLSRAPHQAQAGYSKLTRSFSLHPLLAWLRQALVVNPFGITACLRSGKKLAWAQQVEGAIKRAKIARNTHMAPPGSKIVLMSQVFRQTLAKDSDKLAGANVKIHRCSDAFIYLLSPLRSVSVEKCRNSTVVLGPVQTSIHIQSCEKVRVVCVAGRLTVGSSSHCTVHVLTPTRPLILPGNTALTLGPFHTHYPTLEDHMASVGLAVVPNAWDQPLLLGVEGTVPDPGSYRLLPPAELCPLVVPFRMDGDTCEVPGGLPSVYQDALDQREKSVQDWQKTVKDAHLNKEQRRQFQAVVEQKFHEWLLESGHRQELDSLIPPSITSADHSDNDGLEARPLDTRPEETCSRPEGHTPMPC is encoded by the exons ATGGATCAGGGTGGGGAAGTGGCCGTTTGGCCTCGCATGGAGCCCTTCCTTTTGGGTGCTCTGCAGGTAGCACCCCCTACCAAACTCAGCCTCCACTACCTGCGCAAGATGGCTGCCTATGTGCGCTCCCGAGAGGGCTGCTTCCCCTTGCTGGGCTGGTTAATGTGGAGGCACATAGCCTGTGGCAAGCTGCAGCTCCCTGAGGAACTTGCCTGGCTGTACTTCGAGACCTTTGACCTGCTGATTGGCCACCCAGCAGAGGAGAGGCTGGAGTGGGCAGAGAACCTATCTCAGTGCTTATCCCCCAGAGAGCTTGAACGCCAGAGGAGCAAG TTGAGTGTGGACACACTGCagttcctcctcttcctctacatACAGCAGCTGAACCGGGTGTCTCTGCGTACCTCTCTGATTGGAGAAGAGTGGCCCAGCCCTCATTCTCGCTCTACCTCAGACCGTGAAGCAAAGACCAGCTCTCAAAACAAG AACTGGGACGACCAGGCCCACCTGTCCTTCCTCCAGGCTCACCTGTGTGAGATGCTGGAGCTGCTGGTTGAACCAGGTCAGCTGTCAGGGTCCGGTCAGGCAGTGAGGGACAGCCAGGTCTCCCTGGAAGCTGTACAG GGCCTTGGTCTGTTGCTGGAAGGTTCCATGTCTTGCGGTCGAACCATCCACCCCATCCACAAGCTGCTCTCCAGAGCGCCTCACCAGGCCCAGGCGGGGTACTCCAAACTCACCCGCTCCTTCTCCCTGCACCCCCTGCTGGCTTGGCTCCGACAGGCCCTGGTGGTCAACCCCTTCGGGATAACTGCCTGCCTGAGGTCCGGGAAGAAGCTAGCCTGGGCTCAGCAAG TGGAGGGCGCTATAAAGAGGGCCAAGATCGCCCGGAACACCCACATGGCGCCCCCAGGCAGTAAGATAGTGCTGATGTCCCAGGTGTTTAGACAGACCCTGGCCAAGGACTCAGACAAGCTAGCGGGAGCAAACGTCAAAATCCACCGCTGTAGCGATGCCTTCATCTACCTACTCTCCCCGCTCAG GTCGGTGAGTGTGGAGAAATGTCGTAACAGCACGGTAGTCCTGGGTCCCGTCCAGACCAGCATCCACATCCAGAGCTGTGAGAAGGTCAGGGTGGTCTGTGTGGCTGGCCGGCTGACCGTAGGCTCCTCCTCTCATTGTACCGTCCACGTCCTCACCCCCACCCGGCCCCTGATCCTGCCCGGGAACACTGCTCTGACCCTGGGTCCCTTCCACACGCACTACCCCACCCTGGAGGATCACATGGCCAGTGTGGGTCTAGCCGTGGTACCCAACGCCTGGGACCAGCCCTTACTGCTGGGCGTGGAGGGCACCGTCCCGGATCCCGGCTCGTACCGCCTGCTACCGCCCGCTGAGCTCTGCCCCCTGGTGGTGCCCTTCAGAATGGACGGAGACACGTGTGAGGTGCCAGGCGGGCTGCCCTCGGTCTACCAGGATGCCCTTGACCAGAGGGAGAAGAGTGTCCAGGACTGGCAGAAGACGGTGAAGGATGCCCACCTGAACAA GGAGCAGCGGCGTCAGTTCCAGGCCGTAGTGGAGCAGAAGTTCCATGAGTGGCTGTTGGAGTCGGGACACAGACAGGAGCTGGACAGCCTCATCCCGCCCAGCATTACCTCGGCGGACCACTCGGACAACGACGGCCTGGAGGCCAGGCCCCTTGACACCAGACCGGAAGAGACTTGTAGCCGGCCCGAGGGGCACACGCCGATGCCTTGTTGA